TATTCCCATTTCCTATGTATCTCTTGGCTGTGAAGAGCGCATATGATGAAAGTCTGTTATCAACTTTCCTCGGAGTGTTTGAGATGATTCTCATCTATTCAGCTGTGGTGACCTCTCGTTTGAAGCTCTTCCTCCATCTGGATCAATATTTAAAGTGTGTCAACATGAGCGCTAAAATGGGCTTCAAAttcattcataactctttcttCAAAGAACATCAATCTGTCTTGCAACACTTTGTTACAGGTTCAGTACTTATCAGTGGAATTATATTACTGACTCATAGCTTCTATTacatttttgttaactttgacggaaatgattatctgtggattttcttcataattttgtatttcctGTATTTCTTCcatacttttttcataattgctCTTGTTTCTGGTTCAGTTATACTAATAACCTTTATTTACAACGATATAAATGAACGAGTGAAAAATGCCATCTCTCAAATAATTGCATTGGATTTTGACGAAAAGTACTGGAATCGGAATTCTCTCAGCAAATCGAAACGGTGTCTGACCGTGTCGAAAGAAATTGCTCGCTTGTGCCTTCAACATCGAATGCTTACGCGAGTAGTTGACAAAATTACAGCGATTTTTGATTTGCCGCTGGTATTGATAGTACTGACACTGTTTGTGGACATTATATCTGGAGTTTACTTATGCTTCACTGGAATGGTTTATGACATAAGACGGGGACGAACTCCCAACTACACTGACTACGGAGCGTCGGTGCTGGCAGTTTCGATGATGACACTACAGCTGTACTCCATGACATCCGTGGGGAACAGAATGGCTATTACGGTatggtaaattttgaatcaaaattgtaCTGAACTTTACAAATTGGTGTTATATTTAGGCAAAAAGTGTCGGATCGGCTCTCAACGAATTTTTTATTACCGAAGTTGACGAAGAATTGGATCTTATGGTGATCTTCAAGAAGCTACATTGATGTTTTGGTTAAGCTCACCaatgttatttcaattttagataGAATTTTCACTTTGGAAGTTTCTCATCAAAATTACCTGATCAACATTTAGGGCTGTTTTCTTTGGATCGACGCTTTTTGTTTGGTGTGGGTATCTCATTGCTTGCAATGATTCACGCTACTCTATAGCAAACTTTGaatgtttatttcatttttaggTTGCAGGCGCTATAACAACATATTTGGTCATACTACTGCAATTCGAGCTCACTCAGTACTAACCACAGCTGAAGCGACAAACATAAATAGATGCAGGATACCTCATTTGCTTACTGGAACTTAGCATAACTGTAAGTATTTCAAACTACAAAATATACTCAGTTACGGAAAATGTGAGAATCGTTGCGTCCCGGAAGGTGTCCAAAGTTCATTTCAACATAGTACATATTATGGTGGTAATGGATGAATGGGAAAAATGTCACCATTAAACTTCGTAAACGGATCATATatgtacattttgtagattttccaaaaaaaattatctgtgtaaaatttcagtccaaaaatcagattttttcctgAACATATAATGGGTgctacggtcaaaatttggtcaagggaaaacgcgtgtaaatcggtgaaatcgtttatttaaaaaatcaaattaaatttctttttcaagtttagttggtagaaaattcaggaaaaatattcagttaggcttccgcttttccaaatccgaattgccaggccttacgcttaacccctgccatcagattttttacagccaccttgtccaccttcttcgccgcagaaagccagtttgccttaaactgctgatcgtccttagcagttttttggtcttcttttggTTCCGCTTgataatagcccagtatttctcaattgggcggagctctggcatgttgggagggttcttgtccttgggaatcacctgcacgttgttggcggcgtaccactccatggcctttttgcCGTAATGGCAATAtcccaaatccggccaaaacagtacggaacaaccgtgtttcttcaggaaaggcaggagacgtttattcaaacactctttcacgtaaatttctttgttgacagtcccggaagctatgaaaatgctgcttttcaagccacaggtacagatgccttgccaaaccagatatttcttcgcgaactttgacagttccatgtgcttgaaaatatctgctacctttccccttccttttgccgtataaaactcctgtcccggaagctgcttgtagtcggctttgacgtaggtttcgtcgtccattaccacgcagtcaaacttcgtcagcatcgtcgtgtacagcttccgggatcgcgctttggccgttgtattttgtttatcatcgcgatttggagtcactaccttcttgtaagtcgatagtccggctcgtgttttggctcgatgtacggttgtagacgatacacccagcttatttgcggcatctcggagagagagctgcgagaagctcggattttcgcaatgcgcgagcaaaattttgatacgctgctcttcttccttggatggcattttgacaactgaagagtgaattccaaaatcaaaataggagcaacattctacacacacacaccttcaaaatgaaagaaatacgtcaagttgatattgaccaactttgaccgtatcacccctTATACACTCAGGAAAATACtgttatgtatgccataagattttcTTAAGaactggcgccataagaaaaacctttgaaattcataagattgtcttatgacgcgaatgagttcttcaaattttttttttttgtttcgattatagtcgttttaccatctttatggcattcgcgactttatcaacgttgcagttggcggatcgttattgaaaaactatccggtacaactgtgttcgatatttactcttgggctcgaactcgcggacatcggctcaggagacaacagacttgccaactgagctatatcacaagcccggtTCTTCAAATGAACACCTACTTTAATGAGATGTTCTTACTTTTCATAAGAAAgtcttatggaaacaggaaATGTAACCACATGTAACATCTAAtaagaataattcaaaatatttgatgttgaaaagttttaatttattttgtcgaCACTTTGTTTGGAATGACATTATGGGTGATCAGCAGCACATCAACACCCGGTCCCAAAGGAGGCTTTTTCCACTGCATCCGGCCCTTCAATCTGGCGACCGGCAAAAAGGTCAACATGCTGGAAAGTAAACGAAAAACGTTTCGAGTTTACAAACATATTGAAGGAAGGTTTACAATAAATAAGCTGCAATAGAAACTTTTCATTTAGAAGATCATAATCACAAAAATTGTtaaggaaaagttgaaaagttaaaaatatttttttttattgaaaggcATCAGCAGATTTTAGGCGCAATTCTCTCGTATATTTGACCGATATTAAGTCCTTTTCTGAACACAATTAGAGTTTTCTGTTTCATTTTGCATatgaacgaatttttttttttcaaaaatcttacattttataaaaatgatcagaataaaaaacaaaccgtcattttttcgtttcgttcgcaatttttattccatttttgtttgttaatatTTTAAGGACCCACCTTTTGAAAATTGGCTGGACCATCTTAGtcaaaaaactatatttaagATGCTTTATGAACATTCAATTAATTAACATGTCGATTGAagcaatttttgatttattttatgaggCAATTcttaaacatttataaaaaagtCACTGGATTCCGAAAAATCCATAACCCAGAAAGCCTCAGAAAGacaattttagttaaaaaaaagtgttcttGATAATACCAGAGTTATAAGTAgttttgcaataaattccaagGTATGGGGTCGAAGCAAGCCTTGCTCGGGATCGAACGTGTTTTTCAGTCACGCGTTCGGTTTTCTGCACTTGTTCCTGGCCTAGGAAAATATTTTATGCCTAAAAGTTGTTTTGTTTCTTACTGGAAATATCGTTCCTCTTATTTCTCGTTTGTGCTCCAATTCCGAGGAGAGACCAGGATATAGGTAATTTGTGCTTTTGGTGCAAGTGCTGAAGTCATTACAAAGGCAAGAAAAATGGCAATGTGAATTGCCAATTaggaagaaacaaaatatggcaATTGGCAAAGTTGAGGGCTGGTGAAAAAATGTGCTTTTAGAAAGTGTTAAATTGAACAATTTgaccaaaaaatttgaaaaaaaaaacaaagatagtTTTCTGCAGCGCCGTGCTACTCCTTGCTAGCTCCAATTATTTGACAGTGAACATAAATTTGAGTTCGAATGAAAAAGCACAAGATTTGCATATGCTCCGAACTTCAATTTTGCACCAGTTAAATGCGTTTGAAATGGAGTTAGTTGGAAATGTGTATATTGTGGAGTGCGTgttgaaaaatcaggaaatcAAGCCGTTTGAGACTAAATGGTTTAGAAACACGTAAGCCAAGCTGAGAGGACAAGGAAAGCGAACGAGAATTTGGATCAGAGATCGGGAGTATAAGTTTGCGAATTTCCTGTATTCCGGAAAATTCCCACAACGGTTGAAAAGCtaagtacatatttgaattttgtaaatatcatttgaaaaatatataagaTGACATGAAGTTGGAAAATtggttaaaacaattttaatgagCGTGTtcgtggatgtttttttttctactgacCTCATTGgttcccttttcattcaattttagaCTGCTGTGattgaatgtaaatttttgCTTACACGAACTAACTTTAacacgaaaatttcaaatgtggaACAATGTTCTTAAACGAATTCTGATTCGATGTGATTTTAACTAGTTTTTAATCAAGGAGTTTTACTCAAATAATAagtatacattttttaaaaaactatgaACGAACCAGAAGTGTGCCAAGTAAAATCAACAGTTTTAGAACAGTGgtgcacagaaatccaaaattttaaggttctacatttaatacatattttagtaaaagctttagttttttaactcgaaaaattaaaaaatttccattggattttggatttctgtgtAAAATAACCTCATTCCCAGCCAGAATCAGCATCTAGGAGCTCACTATTATTTAGCAGATGAGCTCCCAACGTAAGAACTGTTCTATCACGGGAttgtatggtactgttgtccacgttccTTCCTCCTTGTGTTCAAGTTGTCTCTGCgttcaatactgcacagtgggcccggcctagttaagatgaatagtaaatgtacttttactattcaccgggatgctgacaagatctggctgtgtatgtatcataagcataagcatacgCGTTTTGCAATAACTTCCAAGGTATATACGGCTATTTCACTAattctaaaaccaccaaccttcatcatactatgtgtgcaaggttatgtcacgaccgggagACGATCTCATGAAAGTTGGTTCTCATGAaaggatgctatcctctaggccacgatctacTGTCCGGCTCGGTTGcacggatttcattgaaaaatgtccgtatttttcaaggatttatttactttatttggcaaTTCAATCAAcaactaaattttgttttgttatttatttatttatgtgtctgaaacgaaattttttgtgcaagttttacaaaaataatcatgaaaggttttttggaagcctaaaatacgatttaaaatctgtcgatgagttttgatgaataaaataattttttttcaattttaatcttgatttttgttgagtaatgttggggttttgacaaaatttgtccggattgtctggatttttggtcgttaattttgaaatcaaatgtccggatttttccaggtttgaaaaaaatattttctctctcAGGTCGAAAAGTGATACGATAAAAGAAGTTCCGGCACATCGTGAAGGAAGAGCTTCGTGCGTGCTGGGACGAATGCCAGAAGATAAATAGTGAGTTATTTATCATTAGTGAATTCTGTAGTTATTTTTGGAAtaagtattttcttttacatGATTTTGGAAACCAAAAGAAACTGGACCGCAAGAGCTTGCGGGAAtagaatatatttttatcaccttaGTTAAGTGCAGTGAAAAGAAGTGCAGTAATAGTGGTTGTGTTTTGACGAAtatagtgaaaataaattaaattgaataaaatttttatttcttttattacaatccacagagagaaaaaaaacattaattaaatCAACCCCAATTTCATTGccaaactaaatatttttttatgtattcttcATCTTCACATCGTATcgaactcacttgaaattcacgtaagttgTAGCTGAATTTTATAAAGTACGAATTCTTATTGAGGTGTACTCACCTTATTTATTggtcaattggataaaaaattatgtagtttttcacgttgcAACGATGTGCGGATTATTTTGGGTATTAAAACCGTAGGGCCACCAAAATTTGCACAGTTGTCATTGGGCCCAAAAGGAACCCAAAGccgtttgataatttttgtggtCCAATTTTGACAGGGCTAATGTACATAAGCTTTAAACGTTCATCACGTTCATTTCTTTCCGGAATTCGACAAAAATCGTTCAGCATtgttacattagactgagtcgatttggggtcattttcgaatttctcaaaccctggggtcttaaaagcttcgtcttcgtccgaaattcatccatgattttttgcagaatttttaagtaacgtttacatgagtaaatttgaacttttaggtttgtatgggaaaattgaatattttgtactgaaaaagcAACATCGTTTTTATttgtctgtggaaccgagccagctgatgggttttgtgccaatttataaaattccttagggaaattttccactgaacaactttgtcgaagatcgtaactttgtatctcatttggcaaaaaagttattagcagtttaatagaggtatgtcttttggcattgataaacatgaaattcaattgacatcactgttgaagcctcgcgaagtattgcatgaaaagtagtcatgcaacaCATTgataggcaccctgcagtgatgtcaattgaatttcatgtttatcaatgccaaaaaacaTACCCCTATTGAActgctaatattttttttgccaaatgacaaagttgttcagcggaaaattcccctaaggaattttataaattggcacaaaacccatcagctggctcggttccacagacaaaacaaaaacgatgttgctttttcagtacaaaatattcaattttcccatacttaatgatcccgcgccgatcctccggtgcatagggccgtggtaaaagacctccactgttgacgatccggagccagcgtcttcacctggtcccagtcaagattctcgtcgacagttcggatttcagcggctaggcttcgccgccacgaatttctgggtctgcctcttcttcgatgaccttctggattccaatctagcgcctctctgcaaatctcgttttcatctcttcgcagcgtgtgcccaatccatctccacttacgttcccgaatctcgatttctagcgccttttgatgacaccggcgatgtagttcctcattcgagatccagttgccaggccaccaagcgcggatgatattccgcaggcagcggtttacaaaaacttgcagttttcgcgtcgtcaccgcatatgtgcaccaagtttcgcacccgtacagcaatacggatttgacgtttgagttgaagattcggatttttgttcgcagagagatctggcgtgaccgccagatgtttcggagactcgcaaacgcaaatcgggcctttctgatccgtgtttcgatgtcttttctggtaccaccatcaggcgtaatctggctaccaagatactggaagcactccactttctcaacttgttgcccagctaccatgaaactggagggatttcctgtgttgatctccatcgacttggtctttccgacattgactttgagacctgctgccttggaactttcggtgaggtcgtcgagtttgctctgcatatctggttgtgtttgggcgagcaaaacaatatcgtcagccaggttaaggtcgttcagttgctccattgttgaaggattccacggcaatcctcggttcggtgcacagtcaatcgatccaatcagaatctcatccattacgattagaaaaagtagctgtgatagaatacatccttgtctcactccagcagttaccgggattggttcggacaagacaccgtcgtgcaagaccttgcacgaaaatgcctcatactgtgcttcgatgagatggactagtttctctgggacccctcgtcgccttagagccgcccagatgttttcatggttaagtcggtcgaatgctttttcgaaatcaacgatcaccagcagaagagagtcctggaattcgttaatttgttccagtatgattcgtagcgttgtgatgtggtccacacatgatcgtcgagatcggaatccagcttgttgccgtcggagtgtagcgtctattttctcctggatcctgttcagaatcaccttgcagagtactttgagggttgtacagatcaacgttatgcctcgccagttaccgcactctgtcaggtctcctttcttcgggacctttacgaggataccctgcatccagtcggccgggaatgttgcagtatcccagatgtcagcgaaaagacggtgcaacatttgtgctgatagggcagggacggctttcagcatttcagcagggatgcaatcgatcccaggagctttgttggatttcatgtttttgattgccgcttctatttcagccagcgaaggcgcttccgagttgacgccacttatgcgacttactgttggcgcttcgagctgcagattctgttggccatcgctattcgtgactcggaagagttgttcgaagtgctcagtccatcgtttgagctgatctgttcgatcggtcaataactgacctgctcggtcttttagcggcattcttgcattagtccttgcattactgaggcggcgagaaatgtcataaagtaatcggatatctccattggcggcggctctttctccctcttcggctagggagtttgaccaggctctcttgtctcgtctacaagctcgtttaactgccttttccagctccgcatatcgtaagcgggcggctgctttggctgacccggtacatgcctgctcaattccgactttcgcctttctccgatcatcgaccatcctccaagtttcatccgacatccattcattccttcttccacaaactttaccgagagtaccatggctcgtcgtgataaaggcattcttgattccacaccactgttcttcgactgttccgtctgtcggcagctccgaggctcgggattctagctgttcaacgtatgcccttttcacctctggattctccaactggcggacgtcgtatcgacacccgactttctcctcgcgccgttggacacgtgcaactctcagtcgtatttcgccaaggacgaggtgatggtcagatgcaatgtctgcgcttcgcttgttgcggacatcaagaaggctccttctccattttcggctgatgcagatgtggtcaatttgattttctgttcggccatctcgggatacccaagtgaccttatgtgctgatcgatgggggaagagcgatccaccgatcaccatgttgttgttgccacaaaattctacaaacagctctccgttttcgctcatctgtcccaggccatggcgccccatgatgcgctcaaggtcttgattgtcggagccaatctttgcgttgaagtcgcccaaatggatttgaatgtcacccttcggaattctctcaaccacgctgttcagttgactgtaaaattgCTCTTtttcctgcaagtcggcaacgtcagttggcgcataacactggaccattgtaaggtttctaacccgtgttctaaatctggctacgattattctttcatttatcggttcccatctaatgagggccgcgtaggcctgcgggcttaacaggaaaccaactcctcgttcccgagtagcatgttctcctcgtatgccagagtaaagcaggacttgcccggattgtgtcttgtgttctccagtattaggccaacggacttcgctcagtcccacaCTCaaaggaaatcttattataaatttcataagatacatcttatgaaccacttttttgagtaaaaactaatttttcataagagtcttatgaaattctttcaaatttcatacgatgttcttatgaaaaatagaagaaacggcattgtgaaaaaatgatgaacacattcactcatagcatcagttttttttttcatcatctaacagtacgaagcaatcgccagttcatagttattatagttttccttcaatgttaaatgttattgttatctccggaatggtaagttcgatttgatgtttttggtgtgaacgttgaatatattagtaaactaaaatacattatttgtttacttttcagcaagctgatcggcaaaaaacgaaaggtcgaagattaagatgctgcaaaaaaactttgatggagccgtctgttgatgcgctgctgatggtgaccatgaaggatttaatattcaacaaatttggcaaacaataaagtgaatgttttcagcatgaaatatcgagaatttttcttcttagaaagtgatttactgtttccataagaatctcttatgaaaagcaacaacctctcattgaagtaggcgttcatcttcagaattcattcgcgtcataagacaatcttatgaatttcattaatttttcttatggcgccacttcataagagaatcttatggcatacataatagtatttttctgagtgcagAATCAATTTTcccacacccaaaattcagcctctatgccaatggcgtgtaatcaatttcatagcatcattggtacaagaagataacgcgaccggcactgattcgatttgcgcccaccggcattaacctcccagcgcaaccgaattgcgtatgtctgaatgaaacaaaataaaaacgttttcgcgtccctccccatcgcatcacaagccgaagaaggatggaaataaataccggccaacaccaggcagccagcgaaccgagcactgtgcgtgtgaatgtagcaaaagcaacaacaaaaacatccttctaattcaatcaaccggcaaacacggctaagctgtgcgtgtgtatgtagcaaaagcaacaacaaaaacattccttcaattcacaggcaaacaacaccggccaagctgcccggctttagcagctgtgtatatgtagcgtgtgtatgtaatagcaggcagtaagcaaagcacagttctcattcaatgggtttcccgttccttcactcccgttccctttcccgtttccatcttaaggcaaaggaatgcattgaaaggaggccaaacgccgggaagccgctgttgtacgttttttgtgattgatcggtaacagaaagcctatgacaaatatacctcgtcctgcatgaagctcgaatagtacactggttagaatgtcggactggcaatacgatacaattggtgatgtgagttcgattctcactacagcgctgtggttttaatttttattttcttgtttctgggatgaattatccaataggaaggaaatcccattaaatgtttttcttgtttcgcttgaatgtagtggtcatcattttggttgggagccgagtccttatgccagttacggtttttcaaacataccgtcttcggcacagtgcacatttcagagcattatcggcacagagatttgctaaaaaggcattggatttttgcaacctcttctatgggtgcatacaaacctaaaagttcaaatttactcatgtaaacgttgcttaaaaattctgcaaaaaattatggatgagttttggaccaagacgaagcttttaagaccccagggtttgagaaattcagaaatgaccccaaatcgactcagtctattgttacATGGCTTTCGATAGTATAATGTGATCAAATAATCTAGAATGATCAACGGCACTTGTTCTTGGATATTCAGTGTTCTTTATTCCGCCAGTTGGAATTGAACCATCATAATCAAGTAGTTGGTTATAGTAGCGACCATCTGAAATAAGAAACGGTTTTCTGAAAGCATGTTCAATTTCTCATATCAAAATCAACATACCGAATATATCAACGTGAAGTCCACCTTATACATTCCGAAGTTCTCTACGCTGTAGGTATCATGCAGAAGCTCCATTGAGAACATATTAATCTACAACAGGGtaaatatatgaaattaaaaCATGGGCTTTGCTTAGTTGAATTCATTTACCGTCCGTTCAACGCGCTCCTCAACATCggtcttgaaaaatttgttcaaaacaagTCCAGTCTTCTCTGCTCGCTTTGTCAACAAACTTGCTCCCGATACCAGATAGTAAAACTGAAACGCCTCGAAAACAGAACATCCAATGGTGCTGCCATACTTAGTGACGGTTGGTGAAATGTTATTACGCAGATCTGTCACTAGAGTTGTGTAGGCGTAGAAAATCtaagttgaaagaaattaaCTAGTTATCATCAATCGCGAACAACTGGAGACATACCCCGAAGATTATAATAAGAAAATACCACATGATAACGAACAAAAGCGAACCATCCACCAGTTTAACGATTTCTTTGGATACCGTTGTAACGTCTCGGTGAAGATGAGCTAATCTGTCCAGTTCCGATGCCACCTTCATGCAAACTCGATGTTTCTTCGTTGGATGAGTGTCCCAGTAGCTTTGGTCTTCGTCGAAGTCACACAGCTGTTGAACCGCACTACCTATCTGCAGGTTGATCATCCGATAGAGGTGGGCCACAAACAAACACAACCCAACGAATTCATCCGTAAACAAGGCGATCGTCCACATGAAGATAAAGTTCAACAGGGCAGTATACGTTCCCGTGACCATTGTTTCGTCGATGTAGTAACTACAGCAGATGATCAGCTTCAGAATGACATCTATGAATAGTATTTTCCTGAAATAACTTTGTAACAGTTTGGAATCCGTTTCACTCTTATTGCGTTTGTTGATGACTTCTGCTAGAAACAAAAGTATGTTAAGGAGGTCCTTCATACGGTTCCGATTCAATATCGCCATCGTTATCGACACAATGCAGAAAATGTAATTCAGCATAAACTCTAATCTCATGAACACGCTATTGAGCGACGATCCAGCATGGGTAACATTGACGCTCAGGTAGATGTAGACGTACAACATTCCGGTACCGTATCCCACCAGTAATGTAGCTGACCAGCAAACGGCAATCGGGCTACTTTGAAATCGATTGACACGGGAGTCAAACCTCAAAGGGAACAGGCCGTACAGTTTGGCCATAATTTCGGTCACCCGAAACAGATTCACCGTCCACTTGCGTTGGTTCATGGTTCAGTTGAAGTTGAAGTGAGTCTATACTTTCTAGTGACGAAACTCCAACGAAGCTCATCAGCTAATGATAGCATTGTTgtttgataattaaaaattcatccgTTGAGgcatcatactttttttttgcaacaaagCCATATAATACTCGATGAGTGGCATGGAGTGgatacaatagactgagtcgatttatggtcaatttcgaatttctcaaaccctaagATCTGAAAAACTTCGTTTCGCTGCGAAACTCacccatgatttttttcagaaatttcatataaagtttacatgagtaaacttTAACTTTGAGGTAAACGTGGCttcgaaattctgtgaaaaaccatggatgagtttcgaactgaaaaaaagttttttatactTCACGGTTTAGGAAATTCGAATATGACCCTCAATCGACTCGGTCtaataaaataagattattcAGTAAGTTCGTAGTAGGTGATTACTACGAAGCATACAAAATTGAGTAAAATGACCtctaccgtggtt
This sequence is a window from Uranotaenia lowii strain MFRU-FL chromosome 3, ASM2978415v1, whole genome shotgun sequence. Protein-coding genes within it:
- the LOC129754026 gene encoding putative gustatory receptor 28b produces the protein MNQRKWTVNLFRVTEIMAKLYGLFPLRFDSRVNRFQSSPIAVCWSATLLVGYGTGMLYVYIYLSVNVTHAGSSLNSVFMRLEFMLNYIFCIVSITMAILNRNRMKDLLNILLFLAEVINKRNKSETDSKLLQSYFRKILFIDVILKLIICCSYYIDETMVTGTYTALLNFIFMWTIALFTDEFVGLCLFVAHLYRMINLQIGSAVQQLCDFDEDQSYWDTHPTKKHRVCMKVASELDRLAHLHRDVTTVSKEIVKLVDGSLLFVIMWYFLIIIFGIFYAYTTLVTDLRNNISPTVTKYGSTIGCSVFEAFQFYYLVSGASLLTKRAEKTGLVLNKFFKTDVEERVERTINMFSMELLHDTYSVENFGMYKVDFTLIYSMVATITNYLIMMVQFQLAE